From Watersipora subatra chromosome 8, tzWatSuba1.1, whole genome shotgun sequence, a single genomic window includes:
- the LOC137401750 gene encoding ciliogenesis and planar polarity effector 2-like — MVAPLGLVDYAWTSSSDSRPYINTIMYRHNIRKRYGYLDRPLFDKKIKEFTYKVILSGKSGTGKTSTVAKLSGQEVSKLHRETPGIEQTTILWPCRLIGSKEPVIFKLKFCDAGEGCMARFNHILPTLKENADGVIFFFAMTDRSSFEDIPQQMSKVLGEQSSNIAKLVIATKLDQHGRSEVPQKELIEFEKQYNIPIIGVSNFNAGPVDPSHNALHTSAPILNCLCERLWYRDQQEAGHVV; from the exons ATGGTCGCCCCTTTAGGACTTGTTGACTATGCATGGACGAGCTCTTCTGACAGTCGTCCttatataaatactataatGTACAGACACAATATCAGGAAAAGATATG GATACTTGGACAGGCCACTGTTTGACAAGAAGATCAAAGAATTTACATACAAAGTGATACTAAGTGGCAAGTCGGGGACCGGGAAAACGAGCACAGTTgccaagttatcaggacaggaAGTTTCCAAGCTTCACCGTGAAACTCCAG GCATCGAGCAGACGACTATCCTCTGGCCATGTAGACTGATTGGCTCCAAGGAGCCTGTCATATTCAAGTTGAAGTTCTGTGATGCTGGGGAAGGATGCATGGCTCGTTTTAACCACATCCTACCT ACACTCAAAGAGAATGCTGATGGAGTGATCTTTTTCTTTGCAATGACCGATCGATCAAGCTTTGAAGACATTCCACAGCAGATGTCGAAGGTCCTCGGGGAACAGTCGAGTAACATTGCCAAGTTGGTTATAGCAACCAA GTTGGACCAGCACGGTAGAAGCGAAGTACCGCAGAAAGAATTAATAGAGTTTGAAAAACAGTACAACATTCCTATTATCGGCGTCTCCAACTTCAACGCCGGGCCAGTTGATCCTTCCCATAATGCCTTGCATACGTCGGCGCCCATATTGAACTGTCTGTGCGAGAGACTCTGGTATCGAGACCAACAAGAGGCCGGTCATGTAGTGTGA